The following DNA comes from Meiothermus sp. CFH 77666.
TTACGGTACGCACCCGGGCCCTGCTGCTGACCAACCCCTATAACCCCACCGGCTCGGTTTTTTCCCGTACCGAGGCCGAGCAGATTGTGGCCCTGGCCCGCCAGCACGATCTCTGGATCATCAGCGACGAAGTGTACGACGAGCTCTACTTCGGGCCGCCCCCCATCCGCTTGCGCGAACTCGCCCCCGAGCGGGTCTTTACCGTGGGTTCGGCGGGTAAGCGCCTCGAGGCCACCGGCTGGCGCATTGGCTGGATTCTGACCCCGCCGGGTCTGGCTCCGCAGGTGGCCGGCATGCGTCAGTGGAGCAGTTTTTGCTCGGCGGCTCCCCTCCAGGCCGCCGTGGCCGAGGCCCTGCCCATCGCCCGCAAGGAAGGTTTTTACCAGCAGCTCCGCGAGAGCTACGGCAGGCGCAAGGATTTGCTCGAGCAGGGTCTGCGGGCAATGGGCCTGCAAACCTTCGCCCCTGCAGGCAGCTACTTCCTGACCGCCCTACTGCCCGAGCTAGACGCCGAAACCCTGGTGCGCGAGGGGGGGGTCGCCATCATTCCCGGCTCGGCGTTTTACATCCAGAACCCCGCACCCAAAGGCCTTGTCCGCTTCGCGTTCTGCAAGACCGAGGCGGAAATCGAACAGGCGCTGGAGCGGCTCGAGGGCTATCTGAAAAAGGTTCATTCCTGAGCCTGTTCTCAGTTCAACGCTACATAGTGTCCCTACGCTTCCGAATTGCACTTATTACAGCGTCGTAGAGATACCCATACACTTCGATAGGTTCCAGGAGCTATGGCCCTAAAACCCCCTCCCTACCACGTAGGGAGGGCAGGGGAGGGTATTGGGCAAGGCCCTGAACCGTGCTGTGTGAAGGCGCTGTTCAGCAACCCCTCCTGACCTCCCCTACGCTGTAGGGGAGGAACGAAAAGGTTTCTGCTACGGCTTTTGCCAGAGCGTACTGCATAGTCCGTGCCGCAATAAACACCTCTGTACGGGTATTTGTACGACAGAGCACTTACTACACAGTCGTATAGATGCCTGTACATCTTCACTGGAATACAGGAAGTCATTGCGAGCATCCGCAGGATGCGAAGCAATCCAGATCGCCCTACCCAGCCGGTATATGGCACATTTGTTCTGGATTGCTTCGTCGGCCTTTGGCCTCCTCGCAAAGAGGGCGGTTCGCTTGAGAGACTGCTTGGCGAGTGATCGGGCCAACATTCGCCAGAATGTATAGGCTCCTTGACGATGCTGTACTTATTTTCACGATACGATGTTTGTTAAATATTTCTGCAAACATCGCAGATTGAACCCATACTGCTAACTCGAGTTCGGCTAAACTGAGCAACGTGGACACAGTGCAATACCTCGACGATCACGGTAAACCGTTGCGGGACATACCCCTGAGCCACGAGGAGTTACTCCAGGGCTACCGGGCCCTGCGCCGGGCCCGGCACTTCGACGAGCGGGCGCTGGTTTTGCAGCGCCAGGGGCGGCTGGGGGTGTATCCCCCTTTTCGGGGCCAGGAGGCCGCCCAGGTAGGGGTGGCCCTGTGCTTGAAGGCCGACCACGACTGGCTTCTGCCCAGCTACCGCGAAAGCGCGGCGGCCCTTACCTTTGGGATGCCCATCAGCAAGCTGATTCTGAGCTGGCGGGCCGACCCGGCAGGCTGGGGCGCACCGCCCGATGTGAATATGGTGCAGTTTTACATTCCCATCGCCACCCAGATCCCCCAGGCGGCGGGCGTGGCCCATGCCCAAAGGCTTTTGGGCAAAGATGCCGTAGCGGCGGTTTTTATCGGCGACGGCGGCACCTCCGAGGGCGACTTCCACGAGGGGCTGAACTTTGCCTCGGTGTTCAACGCCCCCTTGCTGGTGGTGGTGCAAAACAACGGCTGGGCCATCAGCGTGCCCACCCAGAAGCAGATGAAGGTGCAGCGCATTGCCCAGAAGGCCCAGGGGTACGGCATTCCGGGGGTCACGGTGGACGGCAACGACCTGGTGGCGGTCTGGAGCGTGGCCCGGGAAGCCGTGGCCAGGGCCCGTCAAGGCGAAGGCCCGACCCTGATCGAGGCCCTCACCTACCGGGTAGCCCCCCACACCTCCTCCGACGACCCCAGCCGCTACCGCACCGAGGAGGAAACCGAGCGCTGGCTGAAGCGCGACCCCATTTTGCGCATGAAAAACTGCCTCCTGCACCTGGGGCTCTGGAGCGAGGCGCAGGAAGCCGAACTCACGGAGGCACTCGAGGGTGAGTTCCTGGCTGCGGTGGAAGAGGCCGACCAGGCCAAAGAGCCTAGGCCCTGGGAAATTGTGGAGCAGGTCTACCTGGAGATGCAGCCCGACCAACTGGCCGCCTGGAAGTATCTGCGGGGGGAAGCATGATTGCCGAGCGCGAGACCCGGGTTCTGAACAACGTACAGGCCATCAACGAAGCCCTCGACCTGGCCCTGGCCCAAGACCCCCGGGTGGTGGTCTTTGGGGAGGACGTGGGTAGGATGGGCGGGGTCTTCCGGGCTTCCGATGGCTTGCAGCAGAAGTACGGCGAGCAGCGGGTTTTTGACACTCCCCTGGCCGAGTCGGGTATTGTGGGCTTTGGGATCGGGCTGGCCATGGCCGGGCTCAGGCCGGTAGCGGAGATTCAGTTCGCGGGCTTTTTGTACCCGGCCCTGGATCAGATTCTCTCGCACCTGGGCCGGATGCGCCACCGCACCCGGGGGCGCTTTACGGTTCCGATGGTTATTCGGGCGCCCTACGGTGGCGGGGTGAAAACCCCCGAGCAGCACGCCGATAGCCCCGAGGCCGTGCTCTGCCACGTGCCGGGGGTCAAGGTGGTGATTCCTGCGTCACCCGAGCGGGCCAAGGGGCTATTGCTCTCGGCTATCGAAGACCCCGACCCGGTCTTTTTCCTCGAGGCCATCAAGCTCTACCGGGGGGTGAAGGGCGAGGTGCCGGAAGGCTACTACACCCTGCCCCTGGGCAAGGCTCGAGTGGTGCGCGAAGGCCAGGCAGCCAGCCTCTTCTGCTACGGCGGCATGGTGGAGGTCTGCCAGAAAGCCGCCGAGGTGGCGGCACGGGAAGGGGTGGGGCTGGAGGTGGTGGACCTCGAGACCCTGGTTCCCCTCGATACCGAAACGATTGTTGCGTCGGTGCAGAAAACCGGCCGCGCAGTGGTGGTCTACGAGGCCATGCGCACCGGCGGCTTTGGGGCCGAGATTGCCGCCCGCATTGCCGAAGAAGCCCTGGACTACCTGCAAGCCCCCATCGTGCGGGTAGCAGGTTGGGACGCCCCCTATCCCCCTTTCAGCGCGGTGGAAAATTACTACCGCCCCGACGCCAAGCGGGTGCTCGAGGCGGTGCGAAAGGTGCTGACCCACTGAGAATAGAAGGCTCTTCGCTTATTTTGAGCCACTCAACCACAAGAAAACCATTCCCTGGACGGGACAGTGGCTGCCTGAAAACTCGAAACCCAGGCTCTCGTGGACCGGGCCACGTTTGGATGCGTATCATTCGTCTGGGCCCGGACACAACGCAGACAAGCGTGCCTCACCGGGGTGAGGCACGTCTGCTTGTCCCTTCTTGTTTTCGGGGGCGGCCACGTTCGTGAAGAGCGCAACAATTATGTCTCTGACGCATTCTCCCACCCTGCCGACAGGGCGTCGCCACCGTCTGCCGCAGGGGGAGAAGGAAAAGGGTTCTGGTGGATATGGACGAGGCTATCCAGCAGCCGGACTACCCCGCCGCTCCACCAGGGTCAGGATGTCGTAGAGGGCCACGGTTTTGCCGTCCTGGTTGGTAATCTCGACTGCCCAGGTCACCACGCCGGTGGGCCGCTCGCCGGGCCTGGGGTCTTTGGCGGTCTTGGACTTGACCGTGAGGCGGGCCTGGATGGTATCGCCCATCCCCACCGGCTCGATAAAACGCAGGTTCTCGAGGCCGTAGTTGGCCAGCACCGGCCCAGGGGCCGGGCTTACAAACAGCCCTGCCGCCGCCGAGATCAGGAAGTAGCCGTGGGCCACCCGCTTACCAAAGATGGAGTCCTTCGCGCCAATCTCGTCCACGTGGGCGTAGAAGTAGTCGCCCGTCACGTTGGCGAAGTTCACAATGTCGGCCTCGGTTACGGTGCGGCGGTGGGTGAGGAGGCTTTCGCCAATCTCCAGGTCTTCAAAGTACTTGCGGAAAGGGTGGATTACATCTTCTTTGAGCCGGGCTCCCCGCACGTACTCCTGGGAGAGCACCATCAGGGTGGTGGGGTCAGCCTGCACCGCACAGCGCTGCATGTAGTGCTTGATGCCGCGCACCCCGCCCAGCTCCTCGCCGGCCCCGGCCCTTCCAGGCCCCCCGTGCAGCAACAGGGGCAAAGGCGAGCCGTGGCCGGTGGACTCTTTAGCGTTTTCGCGGTTCAGAATCAGTATCCGGCCGTGGTGGGTAGCCAGTCCAAAGAACAGGGCGCGGGCTTCTTCGGGCTGGTAGGTCACCACGCTCCCCACCA
Coding sequences within:
- the pdhA gene encoding pyruvate dehydrogenase (acetyl-transferring) E1 component subunit alpha, which encodes MDTVQYLDDHGKPLRDIPLSHEELLQGYRALRRARHFDERALVLQRQGRLGVYPPFRGQEAAQVGVALCLKADHDWLLPSYRESAAALTFGMPISKLILSWRADPAGWGAPPDVNMVQFYIPIATQIPQAAGVAHAQRLLGKDAVAAVFIGDGGTSEGDFHEGLNFASVFNAPLLVVVQNNGWAISVPTQKQMKVQRIAQKAQGYGIPGVTVDGNDLVAVWSVAREAVARARQGEGPTLIEALTYRVAPHTSSDDPSRYRTEEETERWLKRDPILRMKNCLLHLGLWSEAQEAELTEALEGEFLAAVEEADQAKEPRPWEIVEQVYLEMQPDQLAAWKYLRGEA
- a CDS encoding alpha-ketoacid dehydrogenase subunit beta; amino-acid sequence: MIAERETRVLNNVQAINEALDLALAQDPRVVVFGEDVGRMGGVFRASDGLQQKYGEQRVFDTPLAESGIVGFGIGLAMAGLRPVAEIQFAGFLYPALDQILSHLGRMRHRTRGRFTVPMVIRAPYGGGVKTPEQHADSPEAVLCHVPGVKVVIPASPERAKGLLLSAIEDPDPVFFLEAIKLYRGVKGEVPEGYYTLPLGKARVVREGQAASLFCYGGMVEVCQKAAEVAAREGVGLEVVDLETLVPLDTETIVASVQKTGRAVVVYEAMRTGGFGAEIAARIAEEALDYLQAPIVRVAGWDAPYPPFSAVENYYRPDAKRVLEAVRKVLTH
- a CDS encoding aminotransferase class I/II-fold pyridoxal phosphate-dependent enzyme yields the protein MANLHPRTQLSKESIFSHMSRLAVQHGAINLGQGFPSNPPPAFLQEAARRAIGTVDQYTPPIGLPRLREAVAQDLGLAPEDVVITAGGTEALHALAESLYGPGDEVVMFEPYFDVYIPQARIAGAEPVMVPMRLTDRWEVDLPALERAITVRTRALLLTNPYNPTGSVFSRTEAEQIVALARQHDLWIISDEVYDELYFGPPPIRLRELAPERVFTVGSAGKRLEATGWRIGWILTPPGLAPQVAGMRQWSSFCSAAPLQAAVAEALPIARKEGFYQQLRESYGRRKDLLEQGLRAMGLQTFAPAGSYFLTALLPELDAETLVREGGVAIIPGSAFYIQNPAPKGLVRFAFCKTEAEIEQALERLEGYLKKVHS